The following coding sequences are from one Scomber scombrus chromosome 20, fScoSco1.1, whole genome shotgun sequence window:
- the map3k15 gene encoding mitogen-activated protein kinase kinase kinase 15, with protein METGQSAQVADMGGEHSAGTCVVERDRGEVSSPSPPAKQRSLRVVYVLNDGLKSVMASSPESGALQCLQRACDAESALLTTVTFGRLDFGETSVLDSFYDADIAVVDMSDVFRQPSLFYHLGVRESFDMANNVILYHDTDPDTAQSLKDMVAQKNTASSGNYYFIPYIVTPNHEYMCCESDAQRRASEYMQPSWDNLLGPLCVPLTDRFTSLLKDIHVTSCASFKDTLLNDIRKAREKYQGEELAKELSRIKLRIDNTEVLTQDIVMNLLFSYRDIQDYDAMVKLVQTLEMLPTCDLATQPMIQFHYSFALNRRNSPGDREQALRVMLQVLQSCEHPAPDMFCLCGRIYKDIFLDSDCKDTKNRDNAIQWYRKGFELQPTLYSGINLAVLLIVAGQQFESSIELRKIGVRLNSLLGRKGSLEKMNNYWDVGQFFTVSMLANDIPKATQAAEKLFKLKPPLWYLRSVVQNLQLIQRFKKQTVEHSPQRDRLNFWMDIIVEATQGTTNRLRFPVLILEPTKVYQPSYVSINNEAEEKNVSIWHVSPVDTKGIHEWNFTTMSIKGISISKFDERCCFLYVHDNSDDFQIYFSTEEQCGRFCSMVKEMISDGTGNAVELEGEGEGDTLEYEYDTSETGDRVVLGRGTYGVVYAGRDLSNQVRIAIKEIPERDSRYSQPLHEEIALHKYLKHRNIVQYLGSVSENGYIKIFMEQVPGGSLSALLRSKWGPLKEATIIFYTRQILEGLRYLHENQIVHRDIKGDNVLVNTYSGVLKISDFGTSKRLAGVNPCTETFTGTLQYMAPEIIDKGPRGYGAPADIWSLGCTIIEMATGKPPFHELGEPQAAMFKVGMFKIHPEIPESLSLEAKSFILRCFEPDPHKRAIASDLLKDTFVKHNKGKKSKIAFKPSDYIHSVSLPVQLQCEATGSSSSEHGSVSPDCDSKQDVFFQKKKSSGSGNLLKPPNSNYLSVPDEGSVSEDRSAPPSPEDRDGGLFLLKKDSERRAILFKVLNDDQEKVISNLKENHIQGSEELQLSVEHIKQIICILRDFIHSPERRVMADTISKLKLDLDFDSTSINQIQLVLFGFQDSVNKVLRNHHIKPHWMFAMDNIIRRAVQAAITILIPELQTHFGPASECEGAEKEDEVDEEEVEFGPVLEPTTEDSVTAADPITCTISTLNSTHSQEHQRSHHQLGAQLGRLKQETNRLLEELLQKEKEYQQVLKATLQQRTHDMELVRVRHRPPDSSPPSIFHIPADHEPDKQLTDWLKEQGADPDTIDKFVLEEYTLTDILNDVTKDDLRCLRLRGGVLCRIWRAIQRHRERERLRGDERSEDDA; from the exons ATGGAAACGGGGCAGAGCGCACAAGTTGCAGATATGGGAGGAGAGCACTCCGCCGGGACGTGCGTGGTGGAGCGGGACAGGGGCGAGGTGTCCAGCCCCAGCCCGCCGGCCAAGCAGCGCTCCCTGCGGGTCGTGTACGTCCTGAACGATGGGCTGAAGTCGGTGATGGCCAGCAGCCCGGAGTCCGGAGCGTTGCAGTGTTTGCAGAGGGCATGCGACGCAGAGAGCGCACTGCTCACCACCGTCACCTTCGGCCGGCTGGACTTTGGAGAAACATCAGTGCTGGACAGTTTCTACGACGCAG ACATTGCAGTTGTGGACATGAGCGATGTATTTCGGCAGCCTTCCTTGTTTTATCATCTGGGTGTGAGGGAGAGCTTCGACATGGCCAACAACGTCATCTTATACCATGACACTGACCCCGACACGGCACAGTCACTGAAG GACATGGttgcacagaaaaacaca GCATCCAGTGGTAACTATTACTTCATCCCCTACATAGTGACTCCCAATCATGAGTATATGTGCTGTGAGAGCGATGCCCAGCGCAGGGCCAGTGAGTACATGCAGCCCAGCTGGGACAACCTGCTGGGGCCTCTGTGTGTCCCCCTGACCGACCGTTTCACCAGCCTGCTTAAGGACATCCACGTTACTTCatg TGCTTCTTTTAAAGACACCCTGCTGAATGACATCAGGAAGGCCAGAGAGAAATATCAGGGTGAGGAGCTGGCAAAGGAGCTTTCCCGCATCAAACTCCGCATCGACAACACTGAGGTCCTCACACAGGACATCGTCATGAACCTGTTGTTCTCCTACAGAGACATACAG GATTATGACGCCATGGTGAAGCTGGTGCAGACTTTGGAGATGCTGCCAACTTGTGATCTGGCCACCCAACCCATGATCCAGTTCCACTACTCCTTTGCTCTCAACAG GAGGAACAGTCCAGGTGACAGGGAGCAGGCTCTCAGAGTGATGCTGCAGGTGTTGCAGTCATGTGAACACCCAGCACCGGACATGTTCTGCCTCTGTGGACGGATCTACAAGGACATCTTCCTTGACTCGGACTGCAAAGACACCAAGAACAGGGACAACGCTATacagtg GTACAGGAAAGGTTTTGAGCTGCAACCTACTCTCTACTCTGGTATCAACCTGGCTGTCCTCCTCATAGTTGCTGGCCAACAGTTTGAGAGCTCTATCGAGCTGAGGAAAATAG GTGTGAGGTTGAACAGTCTGCTGGGGCGCAAAGGTTCTCTGgaaaaaatgaataactactgggACGTGGGCCAGTTTTTCactgttagcatgttagctaaCGATATCCCTAAAGCTACCCAGGCTGCCGAAAAGCTCTTCAAACTCAAGCCACCTCTCTG GTATCTGCGGTCGGTGGTGCAAAACCTGCAGCTGATCCAGAGGTTCAAGAAGCAGACAGTGGAACACTCCCCCCAGAGGGACAGACTCAACTTCTGGATGGACATCATCGTAGAGGCCACACAGGGCACCACCAATCGACTGCGGTTTCCT GTGTTGATTCTGGAGCCAACCAAAGTGTACCAGCCGTCCTATGTGTCCATTAACAATGAGGCCGAAGAGAAGAATGTCTCTATCTGGCATGTTTCTCCAGTTGACACG AAAGGGATCCATGAGTGGAACTTCACTACAATGTCCATCAAAGGCATTAG CATCAGTAAGTTTGATGAGCGCTGCTGTTTCCTCTACGTCCATGATAACTCAGACGACTTCCAGATCTACTTCTCTACGGAGGAGCAGTGCGGTCG ATTCTGCTCCATGGTGAAAGAGATGATATCTGATGGTACGGGGAATGCTGTCGAGCTAGaaggggagggagaaggagataCACTTGAG TATGAGTACGACACCAGTGAGACAGGGGACAGGGTGGTGTTGGGGCGCGGAACCTATGGCGTGGTGTATGCTGGGAGAGACCTTAGCAACCAGGTCCGAATCGCCATCAAAGAGAtcccagagagagacagcag GTACTCTCAGCCTCTTCATGAAGAGATCGCCCTCCACAAGTACCTGAAGCACAGGAACATTGTTCAGTATTTGGGCTCTGTTTCTGAGAACGGATACATCAAGATCTTCATGGAACAAGTGCCTGGAG GAAGCCTGTCAGCGTTGTTGCGGTCTAAATGGGGTCCGCTGAAGGAGGCGACAATCATCTTCTACACCAGACAGATCCTGGAGGGGCTCCGGTACCTGCACGAGAACCAGATCGTCCATCGAGACATCAAG GGTGACAATGTGTTGGTGAACACCTACAGTGGCGTATTGAAGATTTCAGACTTTGGTACTTCTAAACGGCTGGCTGGAGTCAACCCCTGTACAGAGACATTCACAG GTACTCTGCAGTACATGGCTCCAGAAATCATTGATAAAGGCCCTCGAGGGTACGGAGCCCCGGCTGACATCTGGTCTCTGGGATGTACCATCATAGAAATGGCCACTGGGAAACCCCCATTCCATGAACTTGGGGAACCACAGGCAGCCATGTTTAAG GTTGGTATGTTTAAGATCCACCCAGAGATCCCTGAGTCTTTGTCGCTGGAGGCTAAGTCGTTCATCTTGCGCTGCTTTGAGCCGGACCCTCACAAGAGAGCCATCGCCTCCGACCTGCTCAAAGACACTTTTGTAAAACACAACAAGGGCAAGAAGAGCAAGATCGCCTTCAAACCATCAG ACTACATCCACAGTGTCTCCCTGCCGGTGCAGTTACAATGTGAGGCCACcgggagcagcagcagtgaacaTGGCTCAGTGAGCCCAGACTGCGACTCCAAACAGGATGTTTTCttccagaaaaagaaaagctctgGCTCAGGGAACCTGCTCAAACCCCCCAACTCCAATTACCTGAG TGTTCCAGATGAGGGTTCAGTATCAGAGGACCGCAGTGCCCCCCCCTCTCCTGAGGACAGGGACGGCGGTCTGTTCTTGCTGAAGAAGGACAGCGAGAGACGGGCCATTCTGTTCAAGGTCCTTAATGACGACCAGGAAAAGGTCATCTCCAACCTCAAGGAGAACCACATCCAG GGCAGTGAGGAGCTCCAGCTGTCTGTCGAACACATCAAGCAGATCATCTGCATCCTTCGAGACTTCATCCATTCCCCTGAGAGGCGCGTCATGGCGGACACCATCTCCAAGCTCAAGCTGGATCTGGACTTCGACTCCACCTCCATCAACCAGATTCAGCTGGTGCTCTTTGGCTTCCAGGACTCG GTGAACAAAGTCCTGAGGAATCACCACATTAAACCACACTGGATGTTTGCGATGGATAACATCATCCGCCGAGCCGTGCAGGCCGCCATCACCATCCTCATACCAG AGCTGCAGACCCACTTTGGCCCGGCGTCAGAGTGCGAGGGAGCAGAGAAGGAAGACGAGGtggatgaagaggaggtagagTTTGGTCCGGTATTAGAGCCGACCACTGAGGACTCTGTAACAGCCGCCGACCCCATCACCTGCACCATCAGCACTCTAAACTCCACCCACTCCCAGGAGCATCAGCGCTCCCATCATCAACTCGGTGCACAGCTGGGACGGCTCAAACAGGAGACCAAccg CctgctggaggagctgctgcagaAGGAGAAGGAATACCAGCAGGTCCTGAAGGCCACGCTGCAGCAGAGAACACATGACATGGAGCTGGTCAGAGTCAGACACAGACCACCAG ACAGTTCACCACCGTCCATCTTCCACATCCCTGCAGACCACGAGCCAGACAAGCAGCTCACTGATTGGCTGAAAGAGCAGGGGGCGGACCCCGACACCATAGATAAG TTTGTGCTGGAAGAATACACGCTGACTGACATTCTCAATGATGTCACCAAAGACGACCTCCGCTGTCTACGTCTACG GGGTGGAGTCCTCTGCCGGATCTGGCGGGCCATCCAGCGGCACAGAGAGCGTGAGAGGCTGAGGGGCGACGAACGCTCGGAAGATGATGCATGA